In Caproiciproducens sp. NJN-50, the following are encoded in one genomic region:
- a CDS encoding V-type ATP synthase subunit E, which translates to MAYTDEKKDKFYIAINHYAEEQRKKIEDEIVAFKEKELGEAEIEVLTECYLMIQKEMTQMRTGISRELAVREMDMKRRLLEKRQEIAGRVFQRAAEKLIEFTKTDRYADFLKESAEQFSKTLQGKQDTVIFIKPGDEKYEEMIRSAFQGPCSFQPLESIRIGGIRARNDSLGLFADETLDTLLENQHDWFEEQSGMAVV; encoded by the coding sequence ATGGCTTATACCGACGAGAAAAAAGATAAATTTTATATCGCCATTAATCATTATGCCGAAGAGCAGCGCAAAAAAATTGAAGACGAGATCGTCGCATTTAAGGAAAAAGAACTCGGCGAAGCAGAAATAGAGGTTCTGACGGAATGCTACCTCATGATCCAAAAGGAAATGACCCAGATGCGGACGGGGATTTCCCGGGAGCTGGCTGTCCGGGAGATGGATATGAAGCGGAGGCTGTTGGAAAAACGGCAGGAAATAGCCGGCAGGGTCTTTCAGCGGGCCGCCGAAAAATTGATTGAATTTACAAAGACGGATCGTTATGCCGACTTTCTGAAAGAATCGGCGGAACAGTTTTCAAAAACTCTGCAGGGAAAACAGGATACTGTGATTTTCATAAAGCCAGGCGACGAAAAATATGAAGAAATGATTCGCAGCGCCTTTCAGGGTCCCTGTTCTTTCCAGCCGCTTGAAAGCATCCGCATCGGCGGAATCAGAGCCCGGAACGACAGTTTGGGCCTTTTTGCCGATGAAACGCTCGACACCCTGCTGGAAAACCAGCACGATTGGTTTGAAGAGCAGTCCGGGATGGCCGTTGTCTAA
- a CDS encoding V-type ATP synthase subunit F, with protein MRFYVISDNVDTQVGMRLAGIEGVVVHTEDEVKQALQAAMNQEDIAVVLITETLLSLCSEMIYNVKLNHRRPLIVEIPDRHGNGRTKDSITRYVREAIGVKI; from the coding sequence ATGCGCTTTTATGTAATCAGCGACAACGTGGACACTCAGGTTGGAATGCGCCTCGCGGGCATTGAAGGCGTTGTGGTTCATACGGAAGACGAGGTAAAACAGGCTCTCCAGGCGGCGATGAACCAGGAAGATATCGCTGTGGTTCTGATTACCGAAACCCTGCTCTCCCTCTGCTCCGAAATGATTTATAACGTGAAGCTGAACCACAGGCGGCCGCTGATTGTCGAGATCCCCGACCGCCATGGCAACGGGCGCACCAAGGATTCGATCACCCGCTATGTCAGGGAAGCGATTGGCGTTAAGATATAG
- a CDS encoding ATP synthase subunit C — translation MNYVYLSLPVLFLIVSTFLAIRAVKRGRKKRSALLAQLFAFLAVCLISFAAPAVAHAVVPVVNATPTEAATQTAAATTDSSSSLGFTMLAAALSTGLAAIGGGIAVAASAPAAIGATSEDPKAFGKALIFVALGEGIAIYGLLMSILILNKV, via the coding sequence ATGAATTATGTTTATCTTTCTTTGCCGGTGCTCTTTCTGATCGTTTCCACATTTCTCGCCATCCGCGCAGTGAAGCGGGGCCGCAAAAAGCGCAGCGCGCTGCTTGCTCAGCTTTTTGCCTTTCTTGCCGTCTGCCTGATTTCCTTCGCTGCTCCGGCTGTCGCACATGCCGTCGTCCCTGTTGTCAATGCAACGCCTACTGAGGCAGCCACACAAACTGCTGCCGCCACGACAGACTCCTCCTCTTCTCTCGGATTTACCATGCTGGCTGCGGCCCTTTCCACCGGTCTTGCCGCAATCGGCGGCGGCATTGCCGTCGCGGCCTCCGCTCCCGCCGCAATCGGGGCAACCAGTGAGGATCCCAAGGCTTTCGGTAAAGCGCTGATCTTTGTTGCTCTCGGAGAAGGCATCGCAATCTACGGACTTCTGATGTCCATCCTGATTCTGAACAAAGTCTGA
- a CDS encoding V-type ATP synthase subunit B, which produces MILDYIGVKDINGPLIVLDNVQDAFFEEVVDIRLEDGSVRQGRIVQMEGNRAVIQVFEGTRGLSLTNTRTRLTGHPMEMSLSPELLGRTFDGSGRPIDGLGDIFPVKRANVNGTPINPYSRIYPKNYINTGISTIDTLMTLIRGQKLPIFSGSGMKHNELAVQIARQARISDEESGFAIVFAAMGVKNDVADYFRRSFNESGILRRVVMFLNLANDPIIERILTPRCALTAAEYLAFELNMHILVIMTDMTAYAEALREFSSSKGEIPGRKGYPGYLYSDLASLYERAGMVNGKTGSVTQLPILTMPNDDVTHPVPDLTGYITEGQIVLDRSLDGQGVYPPVAVLPSLSRLMKDGIGEGYTREDHSALSNQLFASYAKVMDVRSLASVIGEEELSPEDKKYLEFGKMFEAKFVNQGPLENRSIEQSLDLGWELLSTLPRETLDRVDDSTLDKYYEPAKTRLLSRDNSKKGASQAIWDRLNRIDGGSSEEDSEDSEDDMEDNGSGGVENE; this is translated from the coding sequence ATGATTCTTGATTATATCGGTGTAAAAGATATCAACGGCCCCTTGATTGTACTGGACAACGTTCAGGACGCTTTCTTTGAAGAAGTCGTGGACATCCGGCTGGAAGACGGCAGCGTTCGCCAGGGCCGCATCGTTCAAATGGAAGGGAACCGTGCCGTGATCCAGGTCTTTGAAGGGACCCGCGGTCTTTCGCTGACCAACACAAGAACAAGGCTGACAGGGCACCCAATGGAAATGTCCCTGTCCCCCGAGCTTCTTGGCCGCACTTTCGATGGCTCCGGACGGCCGATCGACGGATTGGGAGATATCTTTCCCGTGAAAAGGGCCAATGTGAACGGAACCCCGATCAATCCTTACTCAAGAATCTATCCGAAAAATTATATCAATACCGGAATTTCAACCATTGACACTTTAATGACGCTGATCCGGGGACAAAAGCTTCCGATTTTTTCCGGCTCCGGCATGAAGCACAATGAGCTGGCCGTTCAGATCGCCCGCCAGGCGAGAATCAGTGACGAGGAAAGCGGTTTTGCCATTGTTTTTGCCGCCATGGGCGTCAAAAACGACGTTGCGGATTACTTCCGCCGTTCTTTTAATGAATCCGGGATTCTGCGCCGGGTCGTCATGTTCCTGAACCTTGCAAACGACCCGATTATAGAAAGGATCCTGACACCCCGGTGCGCGCTGACGGCCGCCGAGTATCTGGCCTTTGAACTCAATATGCATATTCTTGTCATCATGACCGATATGACCGCTTACGCCGAGGCTCTCCGTGAATTCAGCTCCTCAAAAGGCGAAATTCCCGGCAGAAAGGGATATCCGGGATATCTTTATTCCGATCTTGCCTCTCTTTACGAACGCGCCGGAATGGTGAATGGAAAAACCGGTTCCGTCACACAGCTTCCGATTCTGACCATGCCGAACGACGACGTGACTCATCCCGTCCCCGATCTCACCGGCTATATCACGGAAGGCCAGATTGTTCTTGACCGCTCCCTGGACGGACAGGGGGTTTATCCTCCCGTCGCCGTGCTTCCTTCCCTCTCGCGTCTGATGAAAGACGGCATTGGCGAAGGTTATACCAGGGAAGACCACTCCGCGCTCTCCAATCAGCTTTTCGCTTCCTATGCCAAGGTAATGGATGTCCGTTCCCTGGCTTCCGTCATCGGCGAAGAAGAATTGTCGCCTGAAGACAAAAAATATCTGGAATTCGGTAAAATGTTCGAGGCCAAGTTTGTAAATCAGGGCCCTTTGGAAAACCGCTCCATTGAGCAAAGCCTTGACCTTGGATGGGAGCTTCTCTCCACCCTGCCCCGCGAAACTTTGGACCGGGTTGACGATTCTACGCTGGATAAATATTACGAGCCGGCAAAGACGCGTCTTTTAAGCCGCGATAACTCGAAAAAGGGTGCCTCCCAGGCAATATGGGACCGCCTGAACCGGATCGACGGCGGTTCGAGTGAAGAAGACAGTGAAGACAGTGAGGACGATATGGAAGACAACGGCAGCGGAGGCGTTGAAAATGAGTGA
- a CDS encoding V-type ATP synthase subunit D: MSDQTVPTKGNLLSVKKTLELSRSGFDLLDRKRNILIREMMSLIERANQLQGKIDTAYEEAYAALQRANITLGIVKELSQTVPIENGLNVAYRSVMGVEIPMVSFHPEEVQLPFGLVSTNILLDRAYLKFDEVKKLTAELAEVENSVYRLAYAVKKTQKRANALKNIMIPRFEQTVKTITEALEEKDREDFSRMKIIKHHKTSKTA; this comes from the coding sequence ATGAGTGATCAGACCGTCCCCACCAAGGGCAATCTTCTGTCGGTTAAAAAGACCCTCGAGCTTTCGCGCTCCGGATTTGACCTGCTGGACCGAAAACGCAACATTCTGATCCGTGAAATGATGTCCTTGATCGAAAGGGCAAACCAATTACAGGGAAAAATCGATACGGCTTACGAAGAAGCATATGCGGCCTTGCAGCGCGCCAATATAACGCTCGGCATTGTCAAGGAACTTTCGCAGACCGTTCCAATAGAAAACGGATTGAACGTGGCTTATCGCAGCGTAATGGGCGTGGAAATTCCAATGGTATCTTTTCATCCGGAGGAAGTCCAGCTTCCCTTCGGATTGGTTTCAACCAATATCCTTTTGGATCGCGCTTATTTGAAATTCGATGAGGTCAAAAAATTAACGGCGGAACTCGCCGAGGTCGAAAACAGTGTTTATCGTTTGGCTTATGCGGTGAAAAAGACCCAAAAGCGTGCAAATGCGCTCAAGAACATTATGATTCCCCGTTTTGAACAAACAGTAAAGACCATCACGGAGGCGCTTGAGGAAAAGGACCGTGAAGATTTTTCGCGGATGAAAATTATAAAACACCATAAGACCAGCAAAACGGCGTAA
- a CDS encoding tRNA(Met) cytidine acetate ligase, with translation MLSAGIICEYNPFHLGHSYLIRRLREYGATHIVAVMSGNFVQRGDAAILSKPARALQALLCGADLVVELPLPWAVSGAERFALGGVSLLDAIGVDLIGFGSECGSVERLKEASLALSSPSLREAMRQSLAKGSTFAAARQRAVEQLYGMKTAELLRDPNNILGIEYLKAVGRIGSGIAPVTVQRYGSAHGGESGSGPYASSGQIRNMLQNGRDCSALMPPAAFSVLQEEIRLERAPASLFRAERAILAQLRRMTRHDFALLPDISEGLENRILNAVRQAAGLEDLYFLAKTKRYPLARIRRIVLSAFLGLKAGSASGFPPYIRVLGIGERGPEILQKAKAAAKLPIVSRPADLNALGDRAREIADLENRAADLYALCLPKVAPCGLDRTEKIITLPYRKGGPGSWN, from the coding sequence ATGTTATCAGCAGGAATTATCTGTGAGTACAATCCATTCCATCTCGGGCACAGCTATTTAATCCGCCGGCTCCGGGAATACGGAGCGACGCATATCGTCGCCGTCATGAGCGGCAATTTTGTGCAGCGCGGAGATGCGGCAATCCTCTCCAAGCCTGCCAGAGCCCTCCAGGCGCTTCTTTGCGGCGCGGATCTTGTGGTGGAGCTTCCCCTCCCCTGGGCCGTTTCCGGTGCGGAGCGGTTTGCGCTGGGCGGCGTTTCGTTGCTTGACGCCATCGGTGTCGACCTCATCGGATTCGGAAGCGAGTGCGGAAGCGTGGAACGTTTAAAAGAAGCGTCCCTGGCGCTTTCCTCTCCGTCGCTGCGGGAGGCCATGCGCCAATCTCTCGCGAAAGGGTCAACCTTCGCCGCGGCACGGCAGCGGGCCGTTGAACAACTGTACGGAATGAAAACGGCAGAACTGCTCCGCGACCCTAACAATATTCTTGGGATCGAATATTTAAAGGCAGTCGGCCGGATCGGTTCCGGCATCGCCCCCGTAACGGTTCAACGCTACGGCTCCGCTCACGGCGGCGAGTCCGGAAGCGGGCCTTATGCTTCTTCCGGACAGATCCGAAATATGCTGCAAAATGGGCGGGACTGTTCCGCACTGATGCCGCCCGCGGCATTCTCCGTTCTGCAGGAGGAGATCAGGTTGGAAAGAGCACCGGCAAGCCTGTTCCGCGCAGAACGTGCCATTCTTGCCCAGCTTCGGCGCATGACCCGGCATGATTTTGCGCTGCTGCCCGATATCAGTGAGGGGTTGGAAAACAGGATTCTGAATGCGGTCAGACAAGCGGCAGGTCTCGAGGATCTATATTTCCTTGCAAAAACCAAACGCTACCCTCTCGCAAGGATCCGCCGCATCGTCCTTTCCGCATTTCTGGGTCTGAAAGCCGGATCCGCCTCCGGGTTTCCTCCCTATATCCGCGTCCTCGGCATCGGAGAACGGGGGCCGGAGATTCTGCAAAAAGCCAAGGCCGCCGCAAAACTGCCGATTGTTTCCCGCCCCGCCGATCTGAATGCCCTTGGGGATCGGGCCAGGGAGATCGCGGACCTTGAAAACAGGGCCGCGGATTTATATGCACTGTGCCTTCCGAAGGTCGCTCCCTGCGGCCTTGACCGGACTGAAAAAATCATTACGCTTCCATATCGAAAAGGGGGTCCCGGCTCATGGAATTGA
- a CDS encoding V-type ATP synthase subunit A, giving the protein MDYKDTIYGINGPVVTIRNSRSFSMMEMVFVGKERLVGEVIGVSNDMTTIQVYEETTGLRPGEPVYGTGSPMNVTLGPGILDNIFDGIERPLKEIAKRSGSFIARGSNIPALDENREWDVTVTAKPGDHLKGGDIYAELPETPVIRHKCMVPPGLSGTVLSVKQNGKYHVNDTVVELKDDLGKVHELSLCQKWPIRSPRPVAGHLPPNIPLITGQRVIDTLFPVSKGGTAAIPGGFGTGKTMTQHQLAKWCDADIIIYVGCGERGNEMSEVLQEFAELTDPKTGRLLMDRTALIANTSNMPVSAREASIYTGITLGEYYRDMGYHVALMADSTSRWAEALREISGRLEEMPAEEGFPAYLPSRLAEFYERAGMVKNLNDTDGSITIIGAVSPQGSDFSEPVTQNTKRFTRCFWALDKALSYARHYPAINWMQSYSEYFPDLDPWYAKNAGEDFIHYRKKINHILQQENKLMEIVKLIGSDVLPDDQKLIIETARVIRVGFLQQNAFHAEDTYVPLEKQKLMMKVILHLYQKSKQLISASIPISSIMKTGLFDKLVKMKYDIPNNKPEMFDDYMKEIDSVLSKVVSG; this is encoded by the coding sequence ATGGATTATAAGGATACAATATACGGAATCAACGGGCCGGTCGTGACCATCAGGAACTCCCGCAGTTTTTCCATGATGGAAATGGTATTTGTCGGGAAGGAGCGCCTGGTTGGCGAAGTAATCGGTGTTTCCAACGATATGACCACGATTCAGGTCTATGAAGAAACAACCGGCCTGCGTCCCGGCGAACCGGTTTATGGCACCGGAAGCCCGATGAACGTCACTCTTGGCCCCGGAATCCTGGACAATATATTCGACGGCATCGAGCGGCCTTTAAAGGAAATCGCCAAAAGATCCGGCTCATTCATAGCGCGCGGCAGCAATATTCCCGCCCTTGACGAAAATCGGGAGTGGGATGTTACGGTCACGGCTAAACCGGGAGACCATCTCAAGGGCGGGGACATCTATGCCGAACTGCCGGAGACTCCGGTCATCCGTCACAAGTGCATGGTGCCGCCCGGACTGTCGGGGACGGTCCTTTCCGTCAAACAAAACGGCAAATATCATGTAAACGATACAGTCGTTGAATTAAAGGACGATCTGGGAAAAGTGCATGAGCTCTCCCTCTGCCAAAAGTGGCCCATCCGCTCTCCCCGCCCCGTTGCGGGACACTTGCCGCCCAATATTCCCCTCATCACCGGCCAGCGCGTCATCGATACCCTATTCCCTGTTTCCAAGGGGGGCACGGCGGCAATTCCGGGCGGCTTTGGAACCGGCAAGACCATGACCCAGCATCAGCTTGCAAAATGGTGCGATGCGGATATTATCATCTATGTCGGATGCGGGGAACGCGGCAACGAAATGAGCGAGGTGCTGCAGGAATTTGCCGAACTGACCGATCCCAAGACAGGCCGCCTCCTGATGGACCGGACTGCACTGATCGCAAATACGAGCAACATGCCCGTGTCCGCACGCGAGGCTTCCATTTACACGGGGATTACGCTCGGAGAATACTATCGTGACATGGGGTATCACGTTGCCCTGATGGCCGATTCCACTTCCCGTTGGGCGGAAGCTCTGCGCGAGATTTCCGGCCGCCTGGAAGAAATGCCGGCGGAGGAGGGATTTCCCGCCTACCTGCCGAGCCGTCTTGCCGAGTTTTACGAACGCGCGGGCATGGTTAAAAACCTGAACGATACGGACGGCTCCATTACGATTATCGGGGCCGTGTCCCCGCAGGGCTCCGATTTTTCCGAACCTGTCACTCAGAATACAAAACGCTTTACCCGCTGTTTCTGGGCGCTCGACAAGGCATTGTCCTATGCCAGGCATTATCCCGCGATCAACTGGATGCAAAGCTACAGCGAATATTTTCCCGATCTCGACCCCTGGTATGCCAAGAATGCCGGAGAGGATTTTATCCATTATCGGAAAAAAATCAATCATATTCTCCAGCAGGAAAACAAACTGATGGAAATCGTGAAATTGATTGGGTCCGACGTGCTTCCTGACGACCAAAAACTGATCATAGAAACCGCCAGGGTAATCCGGGTCGGTTTTCTGCAGCAAAACGCGTTCCATGCGGAGGACACCTATGTCCCGCTGGAAAAACAAAAGCTGATGATGAAGGTGATTCTTCATCTGTATCAAAAGTCGAAACAGTTGATTTCGGCCAGCATCCCGATTTCAAGCATTATGAAAACCGGCCTGTTTGACAAATTAGTCAAGATGAAATATGACATCCCGAACAATAAGCCGGAGATGTTTGATGACTATATGAAAGAGATTGACAGCGTCCTCTCTAAAGTTGTATCCGGTTAG
- a CDS encoding acetate/propionate family kinase: MKVLVINAGSSSLKYQLIDMNTEKWLAKGVCDRIGVDGVFKHKTFDGREKKITTEIDDHMAAFHLVTDALVDKETGVISSLDEISAIGHRVVQGGAAFDKSVLVTDEVIHQIERLIPLAPLHNGPEVTAILACQKVFGKEKPQCVVFDTSFHASMPPRAYMYAIPYEYYEKYHIRRYGFHGTSHRYVSLHCAHLMHQPLEDIKMITCHIGNGSSITAILNGKVIDTSMGLTPLDGFMMGTRSGSLDPSIVTFIMEKEGLTPKQMDEILNRKSGMYGICGYSDDRDVTKAEIGGDPKAILAHEMLNYQISKQIGAYTAAMNGVDCIVFTAGLGENQPPMRYSICKNLKYLGVKIDPIRNDELILGKEGKISSFDSTVSVYVINTNEELVIARDTKDIVSRLVYASTPDKTNVDLEDV; the protein is encoded by the coding sequence ATGAAAGTATTGGTTATTAATGCGGGCAGCTCTTCCCTGAAGTATCAGTTGATTGATATGAATACGGAAAAATGGCTTGCAAAGGGAGTCTGCGACCGAATCGGCGTGGACGGCGTATTTAAGCACAAAACCTTTGACGGCCGCGAGAAAAAGATTACAACTGAAATTGATGATCATATGGCCGCGTTTCATCTTGTTACGGATGCCCTTGTCGACAAGGAAACGGGAGTGATTTCCAGCCTGGATGAGATTTCCGCGATTGGCCACCGCGTTGTTCAGGGGGGAGCCGCTTTTGACAAATCCGTTCTGGTGACGGATGAGGTGATCCATCAGATTGAGCGCCTGATTCCCCTTGCCCCGCTCCACAACGGCCCTGAGGTAACCGCAATTCTGGCGTGCCAGAAAGTATTCGGCAAGGAAAAGCCTCAGTGTGTTGTTTTCGACACATCGTTTCATGCGTCGATGCCCCCGAGGGCCTATATGTATGCCATTCCATATGAGTATTATGAAAAATATCATATCCGCCGCTATGGATTTCACGGGACTTCCCATCGTTATGTGAGCCTTCACTGTGCGCATTTGATGCATCAGCCGCTCGAAGATATTAAAATGATAACCTGTCATATCGGCAATGGTTCTTCCATTACGGCAATATTGAATGGAAAGGTTATCGATACCAGCATGGGCCTCACCCCGCTGGACGGCTTTATGATGGGGACGCGCTCCGGCTCGCTCGACCCGTCCATTGTGACGTTTATTATGGAGAAAGAGGGCCTGACTCCGAAGCAGATGGATGAGATTCTGAACCGCAAATCCGGAATGTACGGTATCTGTGGCTACAGCGACGACCGGGACGTAACAAAGGCGGAGATCGGAGGAGACCCGAAGGCGATCCTAGCCCATGAAATGCTGAATTATCAGATTTCCAAACAAATCGGCGCTTATACGGCGGCGATGAACGGGGTGGACTGCATTGTCTTTACCGCGGGGCTGGGAGAAAATCAGCCGCCGATGCGTTATAGCATCTGCAAGAATCTGAAATATCTCGGCGTTAAAATCGATCCGATCCGAAATGACGAGTTGATTCTTGGCAAAGAGGGGAAAATCTCCTCCTTTGATTCGACCGTATCCGTATACGTGATCAATACGAATGAAGAGCTTGTCATTGCCCGCGACACGAAGGATATTGTAAGCAGGCTTGTGTATGCTTCCACTCCGGACAAGACAAACGTTGACCTTGAAGACGTCTGA
- a CDS encoding V-type ATP synthase subunit I, giving the protein MAVVKIKILNVIGRLSELDEVTTALGKSGVFHPDNALAFYSDTSEFIPLNDENPYTDALHLMDETLKSIDRHVDLLNSRTVEKIAPTIKNWRSYVKNFSASVNNLLKSRDEIDKKIADDSRELEKVGRFKDLDLNLDDLRECKFIKIRFGSLPHESYDKLASYDKDPYVVFFPGSRDEERYWGMYCAPTERIAEVDRIFSGLYFERTRLHELTGTMKTALSQLASRRESEAAQREEIGRQLDNLWEKEKQTVQNIYSWLSEEYVYYNIRRYAARYGDNFILTGWIPADRENQIQAQMNELQTVKCTFDHAENPEVLMHSPPVKLKNKKLFRPFEYFVEIYGLPSYDEIDPTVLVAITYFLLFGIMFADLGQGLCVIAAGYYMWKKLKMKLGRILIPCGVSSSFFGILFGSFFGFEHFLDPFYHAVFGLEEKPISVLEPETTNYIILFSVAVGISLVMIAMLINIYSSLKRKNYTNAFFGPNGVAGLIFYSSIVFGFGGQILLGWKIVTLPYVLCLIVLPLIVMFFREVLGGLAEARPDWKPEKWGDYIMQNFFEVFEFLLSFLTNTMSFIRVGAFVLVHAGMMMVVFMLAEMSSGLGFALIVLIGNIFVIALEGLLVGIQALRLEFYEMFSRFFDGEGRPFLPVVVRQES; this is encoded by the coding sequence ATGGCCGTTGTGAAAATAAAAATCCTCAACGTCATCGGGAGGTTGTCCGAACTGGACGAAGTGACCACAGCACTTGGCAAATCCGGGGTTTTCCATCCGGATAACGCTTTGGCCTTTTACTCTGATACTTCCGAGTTTATCCCGTTAAACGACGAAAATCCTTATACGGACGCTCTGCATCTGATGGATGAAACCTTAAAATCCATCGACAGGCATGTCGATCTCCTGAATAGCCGCACGGTTGAAAAGATAGCGCCCACCATCAAAAACTGGCGTTCTTATGTCAAGAATTTTTCGGCTTCCGTCAATAATCTTTTAAAAAGCCGGGATGAAATCGACAAAAAGATCGCCGACGACAGCAGGGAACTCGAAAAGGTCGGCCGCTTTAAGGACCTGGACCTGAACCTCGACGACCTGCGCGAATGTAAATTCATCAAAATCCGTTTTGGTTCCCTGCCGCATGAAAGCTACGACAAACTCGCAAGCTATGACAAAGACCCCTATGTCGTTTTCTTCCCCGGCAGCAGGGATGAAGAGCGTTACTGGGGAATGTACTGCGCCCCCACCGAACGGATCGCGGAAGTGGACCGGATTTTCTCAGGCCTTTATTTTGAACGCACCCGCCTGCACGAACTGACCGGCACAATGAAGACCGCCCTCAGTCAGCTGGCAAGCCGACGCGAGAGCGAAGCAGCCCAAAGGGAAGAAATCGGACGGCAGCTCGACAACCTTTGGGAAAAAGAAAAGCAGACGGTCCAAAACATATATTCTTGGCTTTCGGAAGAGTATGTCTACTATAACATACGCCGTTATGCCGCGAGATACGGCGACAATTTCATTCTGACGGGGTGGATCCCCGCCGATCGGGAAAACCAGATTCAGGCGCAGATGAATGAACTTCAAACGGTCAAGTGCACTTTTGACCACGCGGAAAACCCCGAAGTCCTGATGCATTCGCCGCCGGTCAAGCTCAAAAACAAAAAACTCTTCCGGCCGTTTGAGTATTTTGTGGAAATATATGGCCTGCCTTCCTATGATGAGATTGACCCCACCGTCCTGGTGGCCATCACCTATTTTTTACTGTTCGGAATTATGTTCGCCGACTTGGGCCAGGGGCTCTGTGTGATAGCCGCAGGTTACTATATGTGGAAAAAGCTGAAGATGAAACTTGGAAGAATTTTGATTCCATGCGGAGTCAGTTCCTCCTTTTTCGGCATTCTGTTCGGTTCTTTCTTCGGATTTGAACATTTTTTGGATCCCTTTTATCACGCCGTTTTCGGCCTTGAAGAAAAGCCGATTTCCGTCTTGGAGCCGGAGACCACCAACTATATCATTCTTTTTTCCGTGGCGGTCGGCATTTCACTGGTTATGATCGCAATGCTGATCAATATCTATTCCTCGCTGAAAAGGAAGAATTACACCAACGCTTTCTTCGGGCCGAACGGAGTCGCCGGGTTGATTTTTTACTCGTCGATCGTATTCGGCTTTGGCGGACAGATCCTGCTTGGATGGAAGATCGTCACCCTTCCCTACGTTCTATGCCTGATCGTACTTCCTCTGATTGTCATGTTTTTTCGCGAAGTGCTGGGCGGACTGGCGGAGGCGCGCCCCGATTGGAAACCGGAAAAATGGGGCGACTACATCATGCAGAATTTCTTCGAGGTTTTTGAGTTCCTGTTGAGTTTTTTGACCAATACCATGAGCTTCATCCGTGTCGGAGCATTTGTCCTTGTGCATGCCGGGATGATGATGGTTGTGTTCATGTTGGCAGAAATGTCCTCCGGCCTCGGCTTCGCGCTGATCGTTTTGATCGGCAATATTTTCGTCATCGCTCTGGAGGGCCTGCTGGTCGGCATTCAGGCTTTAAGGCTCGAATTCTATGAGATGTTCAGCCGATTCTTCGATGGGGAGGGCCGGCCTTTTCTTCCGGTCGTTGTCCGTCAGGAATCCTGA